From a region of the Impatiens glandulifera chromosome 4, dImpGla2.1, whole genome shotgun sequence genome:
- the LOC124935368 gene encoding MYB-like transcription factor EOBII, producing the protein MIQIKTQNKCNFNSMDEGDVELRRGPWSPEEDNLLTQYISCHGEGHWNWLAKRVGLMRTGRSCRLRWLNYLKPNIKRGNLTIEEQLLILELHSLWGNRWSKIAQHLPGRTDNEIKNYWRTRVQKYVRQPKIKFDGQKSLEKNTSGSIPKLKKMEQSSTSTSCSSHPSPQSSSFSLVTSSNMNSEKIIYSTKHIVEDFVTGKSPMSSEFHMIESCYNNNVTLNDNLYENISTSNCLDPINMFGYHNHLSNPNDQMAYPNWMGDDIIGMTGDALWCIDKLW; encoded by the exons ATGATACAAATCAAAACTCAGAACAAATGCAATTTCAATTCCATGGATGAAGGAGATGTTGAGCTCAGAAGAGGGCCATGGAGTCCCGAGGAAGACAATCTTCTCACGCAGTACATATCTTGTCACGGCGAAGGCCACTGGAATTGGTTGGCCAAACGTGTCg GGTTGATGAGAACCGGGAGAAGTTGTAGATTAAGATGGTTGAATTACTTAAAACCTAATATTAAACGAGGAAATCTTACCATTGAAGAGCAGCTCTTGATTCTTGAACTTCATTCCTTGTGGGGTAACAG atGGTCAAAGATTGCACAACATTTGCCAGGACGAACCGATAATGAGATCAAAAATTATTGGAGAACACGAGTGCAAAAATATGTCCGCCAACCTAAAATCAAGTTCGATGGCCAAAAGTCTCTAGAAAAAAATACAAGTGGTTCTATTCCTAAGTTGAAGAAGATGGAACAATCGTCAACGTCAACATCTTGTTCGTCTCATCCATCACCACAATCTTCGTCCTTTTCTTTGGTAACTTCTTCAAACATGAACtcagaaaaaattatatattcaaccAAACACATCGTAGAAGACTTTGTAACCGGTAAAAGCCCGATGTCGTCCGAATTTCATATGATTGAATCTTGTTATAACAATAATGTTACTTTAAATGACAATTTATATGAAAACATTAGTACTAGCAACTGCCTCGACCCAATCAACATGTTCGGTTATCACAACCATCTTTCGAACCCGAATGATCAGATGGCATATCCTAATTGGATGGGTGATGACATCATTGGCATGACCGGTGATGCGTTATGGTGCATAGACAAATTGTGGTAA